The following DNA comes from Flavisolibacter ginsenosidimutans.
CGAAAAGCGCAAGAAATACGATCAGTACGGAAAGGATTGGAAGCACGCCGAACAGTTTGAACAGGCCCGTCAAAGCCAGCGGCAACAGTATCATTACAGCGACGGTGGCGAAGGTTTTTCGGGCCCGTTTGACGGAGGCGATTTCTCCGATTTTTTTACGTCCATGTTTGGCGGCGGCGGAAGCCGTGCAAGGCAAAGCTTTAAAGGCCAGGATTACCAGGCTGAATTGCACCTAAGCCTTCGCGACGCGTCCACAACCCACCAGCAAACACTGACGGTGAACGGCAAAAATGTTCGCATTACCATCCCGGCCGGTGTGGAGAACGAGCAAAAAATAAAGCTCAAAGGTTACGGCGCACCGGGTGTAAACGGCGGTCCTTCCGGCGATTTGTACATCACCTTTATCATTGCCTCAGACGCACAGTTTCGCCGCGACGGCGCCGACTTGCACTCCACGCAGGAAATTGATTTGTACACCGCAATTTTAGGAGGCGAAACGACGATAGAGACGTTGAACGGAAAGATAAAACTAAAGGTGGCCGCAGGCACACAGAACGGAACCAAGGTCCGGGTAAAAGGCAAAGGCTTCCCGGTGTACAAAAAAGAAGGCGAACACGGCGATTTGTTTGTGACTTACCAGGTTCATTTGCCTACCCATCTTTCGGAGAAAGAAAAAGAACTCTTCACCCAATTGGCCCAACTGAAAAAATAAAACCATGTCACGCGAAGAACTAATATCCGCTAACGATTTCTGCACGCATCACCGCATCGAAATTTCTTTTTTGCAGTCATTGCAGAATTACGGCCTTGTGGAAATGACAACCGTTGAGCACAACGTTTTCCTGCATCCCGAACAACTGAGCGAGGTAGAAAAATTCATCCGGCTGCATTATGATTTGCACGTGAACATGGAGGGCCTCGACGTCATTCGTCACATGCTGGAACGAATGGAGAGTTTGCAAAAAGAAGCGAGCAGCCTTCGCAACCGTTTGCGATTTTACGAGGAATAAAAGTTTGGAGTTGGGGGCTGGGGTTTCGTGCCGTGCGAAAAGTCATTCCTTTTTCTTTCACGTTAACAAGGGACTGCGCTTGTAAAGTTTTTTCGGTTATCACGCTCAACTCCAAACCCCAAACCGAAACATCTTCTGTTAAAACATCTTCAATTCTCCTTTTGCTGCTTTTACCCGCACCGCAAATCGAAGAAATTTGCGGCCAATGTTTACAGGCCCGCGAAAAATATCTTTTCTCTTTTTAGTGTTCTTGTTTTTTACAACGTGTGTGCAGGCGCAGGTCGTGAGAGTTTACGGCAAAATCACCAACAACAAGTTTGAAGCGCTGCCCAACGCCAGTGTGCATTTGAAAACATCATCGGTTGGCACCTTGTCAAAAGATGACGGCAGCTACGAACTCTTCGTCAACAAAGGTACCTACGAAATTGTGGTAAGCATGGTGGGTTACAAAACCCGCATCCTGCCGATGGTGGTGAACGACGAAACTTTACAGAACATCATTTTGCAAGACGACGAAGAAAAGAACACCTTGTCGGAAGTGGTCATCAAAATAAAGATGAAAGACCGCGCCGACGAGATTATGAAAAAACTCGTTGAGCACAAAGACAGCGTAAACATTGGACTGAAAGGTTACTCTTACAAAGCCTACATCAAAGCCACCTTGCAGGATTCTGTTTTGGTGAACAAAGACAGCGCAACGAAACCCGAACCGACGGTAAAAACACTTTCGGAAATTCTCTTGAAAGTTGACAAAGACGAAGCGGGACATATCAAAGAAGAAAGGCTTGGCGTAAAACGAAGCGGTGAAGACAAAAAGCTTTTTTATCAATCCACCACCGACGGCGATTTTAATTTTTACAACAACCTTATTTCGGTGCCGTCTATTTCATCCACGCCTTTTGTTTCGCCGGTAAGCAATACGGGGCTTCTCTCCTATAAGTTTAAAACATTGCACATTGAACGGCACGGCCGCGAAAAATTGTACACTCTTTCCGTTACGCCGAAAGCATTGACAAACGCAACGCTGGAAGGCGAAATAACCGTGTCGGACAGCACGTGGACGATTTTGTATTGCCGCTTTCGCTTTCCGCAATACCATTTGCAGGAATACAATTTTTTTGAGGTCGAGCAACAGCACGACTTCGTTCAGGGCAAAGCCTGGTTGTTGAACCAGCAAAAGTTTACCTACTATGCCGACGGTAGAAAAAACCGCATCACAGGACAAACAGTTGTCAATTATTCCGACTACGAATTGAACAAAACATTTCCGCGCCGCTATTTCACCAACGAGGTTAGCGTGACGGCCGAAGACGCTTATCACCGCGACTCGACCTTTTGGCGCACGGCGCGAAAGAAAACGCTTTCGGAAAAAGAAGCCGAATTTATTCGCTACCGCGACAGCCTTTTTGCCGTTACGCAAACAGAAGCTTACCGCGATTCCATTGCCCGCGAAATCAACCGCATTACCTGGAAGAAGATCGGCTTCTTTGGTCAAACCATTTACAACCGGCAAAAGGAAAGAAGCTGGTACCTGCCACCGATTATTTCCTTGTATTCGCCTTTTGCTTTTGGCGGCGGACGGATAAACGCAAACGTTGGCTACGGAAAGTTTTATCCAAACCGCAAGAACCTTTTTATCAACACGAGTTTGAGTTACGGCTTGCGCAACAAAGACGTAAACGGCTCGCTTGATTTAACACGGATGTACAATCCGTTTAACCGCGGCTACTACAAGCTCACGGCCAAGCGGGAGTTCCAGTTTATTTACGAAGGCGATGCGTACATCAACATGATCAAGCGCAGCAATATTTATTTGAACAACGAATTGGGCGTGGGTCACGGACTGGAAATCTTCAACGGTTTTTTTGTACACAACGAGCTTGGCATTGCGCTGCGCCGCTCGGTGGCAAATTATAAAACTGGCAGTTTAGTGGACAGTTTGTTGGGCAATGTGCTCAACAACAATCAACCCGTTCCGTTTGAACCGTACAACGCTTTGTACGGAAAACTCAGGTTAGAATACACACCTTTTCAGAAGTATCGCCGCGAGCCTTTGGAAAAAATTATTTTGGGCAGCAAATGGCCCACAGTTTACGTAGAATGGCGCAAAGGCATCAAAAATATTTTGGCTTCGGACGTGGATTTTGATTATGTAGAATTTGGCCTGCAACAAACGCTCAACCTTGGTTTACTTGGCCAATCGAAATACAAACTAAGCACCGGCAGCTTTTTAAACACGAACGATTTGCGCTTGATTGATTACAAGTTTGAGCGCCGCGGCGATCCGTTTTTATTCATGAACCCACAAACCGCGTTTCAGGCTTTGGATTCTACGTTTCCCGTTTTCAAGCGCTTTTACGAAGGCCATTACCTGCACGAGTTCAACGGCTTTTTATTGAACAAAATTCCACTGCTGAAAAAACTAAAATTGCGGGAGATTGCCGGCGCCGGCTTCCTGTTTACACAAGAACGAAACCTGCGCTACGGCGAAGTCTTCGCCGGTGTGGAAAGAGCGTTTCAATCGCCCTTTAATCCATTGGATAAATTCAAGTTGGGCATTTATGTTGTTGGCTCTGCGGCCAATCAGTTTCGCAATCCCGTTCAATTTAAAATTGGCTTTACCACCTGGGACAAGCGGCGGGGAAAATGGTTTTAATCCTTTCGCTGTTTTAAATAATTTGACGAAGATCCTGTGCACAATTTTTGCAAGCCATACAAGAAACATCCTTTATCATTAAATTCTATTGTTATGGACGACAAAAAACGCAACCAGCAGTCGCAATCAGGAAATGAAGGACAGAGCAGCGATCCGGCAAACCAGGAACAACAAAACGCAAGCAACGAGCAAGATCAAAATCCACAGGACGGCGCCAGTTGGAACAATTACCGCACAAGAGAAATGAGCGGCGGACAGGAAGGTGATGAAAACTTTTACAGGAATCGTGAAAGGGGTAATTACGAAGAAGGCCAGCGTTCGGACGAGGGCGGCGGTTCTTTGTTTTGATAAGCTGCATAAAGTTTTTTAGACCCGGACAAAATTGTTTGGGTCTTTTTATTTGATACGCTTTGTAGAAAGTCCTTCTCATTTCTTTTTCAACGAGCCTTGTGCGCACAAAACTTTCTTCGGGTACGATATTCGTTCTACTCTCTTCATGAAAATTTCCTTTCACGGCGCAGCCCGAACCGTAACGGGTTCGAAGCACATTGTTACGCTGAACAGCGGCAAAAAAATTTTGCTTGATTGCGGGATGTTTCAAGGCATGGGTGCAGAAACCGATGAGTTGAACAACGGCTTTGGTTTTGATCCGAAGGAAATTAGTCTTTTGCTTCTCTCCCATGCACACATTGATCACACGGGACTGATTCCAAAACTGGTGAAAGAAGGCTTTAACGGCCGCATTGTCTGCACCGAAGCTACCAGGGACCTGACGGAAATTTTACTGTACGACAGTGCTGAAATACAGACTTACGAAACCGAAAACATCAACAAAAAAAGAGAAAAGGCCGGCCAACAACCGTACGAACCGCTTTATACAAGCGAAGACGTTGCGCATTGCCTTGCTCAATTTGAAACGGTGCCTTACGACGGTTGGATAAGCCTCGATCCGGAACTTGACGCATTGTTCACGGCTACGGGTCATCTTATTGGCAGCGCGGCAATTACGCTTCGAATTAAAGAAGGGCGCAAGCGCACCAAAATATTATTCAGCGGCGATGTGGGCCGCTATCGTTCGGTACTCTTACAACCACCCACTGAACCGCCGCAAGCCGATTACATTATTCTTGAAAGCACCTACGGTGACAAGCGCCACGACGTTCGGTTTAACCTGGTAAAAGCTTTGCGACAATGGGTTGAAAAAGTTTGCGTGGAAAGAGGCGGACAACTCATTATCCCGGCCTTTAGCGTGGGCCGTACGCAGGAAGTGCTTTATGGCCTGAACCAACTAAGTCTTGAAAAACGTCTGCCTGATTTGCCGGTTTTTGTGGACAGTCCTTTAAGCCAAAAAGCTACGGAAACAATCAAAAAATACACAACCCAATTCAACGAACGATTGCAGAATGTGCTGAGCATTGATGACGATCCATTTGACTTCCCGGGATTGAAATACGTGGAAAACGTGGAGGATAGTCGCCGTCTTGTGGAATACAAAGAACCTTGTGTGATTGTATCGGCGAGCGGCACTGCAGACGCAGGCCGTGTGCGGCATCACATCAACAGCGCTTTGCACAACCCGAACAATGCAATCTTGCTGGTGGGTTACTGCGGCGCTAAATCATTAGGCGGACAACTTTTATCCGGTGCAAAAGAGGTGGAGATTTTTAACGATCTCTGCAAGGTTACCGCTGAAATCGGACAAGTGAATGGCATGAGTGCCCACGGCGATACCGATGACTTGGGTCAGTTTATGTCTAATCAGGCCCCCGAAAAAGTAAAAGGTATTTTTTTGGTTCACGGCGAACAAGCAGTGCAAAAAGCCTTTGCCGACCGGCTTTCGTTAAAGGGTTTTAACCGCATTGAATGCCCTGCGCCGCACCAGGAATACACGCTTCCGCTGCCGCGGAAACGCAAGCGCATTCCATTGCAATCGTCGGTACAAACGGCCGCGGCTTAAAGAGATGGCATTAATTTTTCTCGAAGAATAAAAAACAAAATCATGGACGTAATCATTCAATCCCTTGGCTTTAAACACAGCGCAAACCTGGAAGCATACATCAACGAAAAATTAGGAAAGCTAACTCCATCCGACAACATCATCCGGGCAAACGTTACGCTTTTTCAAGGCCCCGACAGAGCAACGCCAAACGACTATTGCGAAATAAGGCTTGAAGTTCCCGGCCCCGACCTGTTTGTAAAAGAACAAAGCGAACAATTTGAGCAGGCCGTTGACGAGTGCATCAACAAATTGCAAGGCATCCTGCGTAAGCAAAAAGAGAAAATGGTTGACAGCCACCGCAGGGCGGGAGCGCAGTGAACAAAATTTTTTGTTCACCTGTTCACTTGTTTACCGGTTCACCCGTTGTCGTGAACAGTTAAAACGCTCTTGCGCGAAAGAAAAAACAAGTGAACAAGTGAACCCGAGAACAAGCGAACAAACAAATCATGGAAATTCAGGATTGCATCATTGTAGGCGGTGGCCCCGCGGGCTTAAACGCAGCCGTAGTGCTGGGCCGCTGCCGCCGAAAGGTATTGTTGTTTGATACGGCCACCTACCGCAACCGTTACTCGCACGGCATGCACAATTACCTCACAAGAGACGACATTCTTCCGCCGGATTTCATAGACATTTCGCGAAAAGAAATAAAAAAATA
Coding sequences within:
- a CDS encoding chaperone modulator CbpM, producing the protein MSREELISANDFCTHHRIEISFLQSLQNYGLVEMTTVEHNVFLHPEQLSEVEKFIRLHYDLHVNMEGLDVIRHMLERMESLQKEASSLRNRLRFYEE
- a CDS encoding MBL fold metallo-hydrolase gives rise to the protein MKISFHGAARTVTGSKHIVTLNSGKKILLDCGMFQGMGAETDELNNGFGFDPKEISLLLLSHAHIDHTGLIPKLVKEGFNGRIVCTEATRDLTEILLYDSAEIQTYETENINKKREKAGQQPYEPLYTSEDVAHCLAQFETVPYDGWISLDPELDALFTATGHLIGSAAITLRIKEGRKRTKILFSGDVGRYRSVLLQPPTEPPQADYIILESTYGDKRHDVRFNLVKALRQWVEKVCVERGGQLIIPAFSVGRTQEVLYGLNQLSLEKRLPDLPVFVDSPLSQKATETIKKYTTQFNERLQNVLSIDDDPFDFPGLKYVENVEDSRRLVEYKEPCVIVSASGTADAGRVRHHINSALHNPNNAILLVGYCGAKSLGGQLLSGAKEVEIFNDLCKVTAEIGQVNGMSAHGDTDDLGQFMSNQAPEKVKGIFLVHGEQAVQKAFADRLSLKGFNRIECPAPHQEYTLPLPRKRKRIPLQSSVQTAAA
- a CDS encoding DnaJ C-terminal domain-containing protein, which codes for MDFVDYYKILGIGKNASDEEIKKAYRKLARKYHPDVNPNDKEAHKKFQEINEANEVLSDPEKRKKYDQYGKDWKHAEQFEQARQSQRQQYHYSDGGEGFSGPFDGGDFSDFFTSMFGGGGSRARQSFKGQDYQAELHLSLRDASTTHQQTLTVNGKNVRITIPAGVENEQKIKLKGYGAPGVNGGPSGDLYITFIIASDAQFRRDGADLHSTQEIDLYTAILGGETTIETLNGKIKLKVAAGTQNGTKVRVKGKGFPVYKKEGEHGDLFVTYQVHLPTHLSEKEKELFTQLAQLKK
- a CDS encoding HPF/RaiA family ribosome-associated protein produces the protein MDVIIQSLGFKHSANLEAYINEKLGKLTPSDNIIRANVTLFQGPDRATPNDYCEIRLEVPGPDLFVKEQSEQFEQAVDECINKLQGILRKQKEKMVDSHRRAGAQ
- a CDS encoding DUF5686 and carboxypeptidase regulatory-like domain-containing protein; this encodes MFTGPRKISFLFLVFLFFTTCVQAQVVRVYGKITNNKFEALPNASVHLKTSSVGTLSKDDGSYELFVNKGTYEIVVSMVGYKTRILPMVVNDETLQNIILQDDEEKNTLSEVVIKIKMKDRADEIMKKLVEHKDSVNIGLKGYSYKAYIKATLQDSVLVNKDSATKPEPTVKTLSEILLKVDKDEAGHIKEERLGVKRSGEDKKLFYQSTTDGDFNFYNNLISVPSISSTPFVSPVSNTGLLSYKFKTLHIERHGREKLYTLSVTPKALTNATLEGEITVSDSTWTILYCRFRFPQYHLQEYNFFEVEQQHDFVQGKAWLLNQQKFTYYADGRKNRITGQTVVNYSDYELNKTFPRRYFTNEVSVTAEDAYHRDSTFWRTARKKTLSEKEAEFIRYRDSLFAVTQTEAYRDSIAREINRITWKKIGFFGQTIYNRQKERSWYLPPIISLYSPFAFGGGRINANVGYGKFYPNRKNLFINTSLSYGLRNKDVNGSLDLTRMYNPFNRGYYKLTAKREFQFIYEGDAYINMIKRSNIYLNNELGVGHGLEIFNGFFVHNELGIALRRSVANYKTGSLVDSLLGNVLNNNQPVPFEPYNALYGKLRLEYTPFQKYRREPLEKIILGSKWPTVYVEWRKGIKNILASDVDFDYVEFGLQQTLNLGLLGQSKYKLSTGSFLNTNDLRLIDYKFERRGDPFLFMNPQTAFQALDSTFPVFKRFYEGHYLHEFNGFLLNKIPLLKKLKLREIAGAGFLFTQERNLRYGEVFAGVERAFQSPFNPLDKFKLGIYVVGSAANQFRNPVQFKIGFTTWDKRRGKWF